One part of the bacterium genome encodes these proteins:
- a CDS encoding glutamate-5-semialdehyde dehydrogenase → MDIREAVVERAARARAATRDLIKADAALRDTALRAMAGKLRANAETIQAENAKDMETGQEKGLSSAMLDRLRLDDKRIEDMAVALEEIAAFDDPLADTLAEWERPNGLRIQKVPVPIGVVGIVYESRPNVTVDSVGLCLKAGNAVVLRGGSEAIHSNVCLAGLLAEAAAEVGLPASCVEIVPVTDRQAVLELVKLDQYLNLVVPRGGKQLIRTVKDNATVPVLEHERGMTQIYVDAACDVDMAVSLVHNAKVQRPGVCNAVENLYVHEHNTKALKAIVGDLQAAGVEIRADAGVMAVCDGCTEATAEDWDTEYLDLILTMGLVSSLDEALDCIAEHSSGLTEAIITDSEANAARFLREVDSACVYHNASTRFTDGGQFGMGAEIGISTGKMHARGPVGVRELTSYKYVIHGNGQVRG, encoded by the coding sequence ATGGACATCAGGGAAGCCGTCGTAGAGCGTGCGGCGCGGGCCCGCGCGGCCACTCGCGACCTCATCAAGGCCGATGCGGCACTGCGCGACACGGCCCTGCGCGCCATGGCCGGCAAGCTCCGCGCCAACGCCGAGACGATCCAGGCCGAGAACGCCAAGGACATGGAGACCGGGCAGGAGAAGGGCCTGTCCTCGGCCATGCTCGACCGCCTGCGCCTGGATGACAAGCGCATCGAGGACATGGCCGTGGCACTGGAGGAGATCGCGGCGTTCGACGACCCGTTGGCGGACACCCTCGCTGAGTGGGAGCGCCCGAACGGTCTGCGCATCCAGAAGGTCCCTGTGCCCATCGGCGTGGTGGGGATCGTCTACGAGTCGCGGCCCAACGTGACCGTGGACTCTGTCGGCCTGTGCCTGAAGGCCGGCAACGCCGTGGTGCTGCGCGGCGGGTCGGAAGCCATCCACTCCAATGTGTGCCTCGCCGGCCTGCTGGCCGAGGCGGCCGCGGAAGTGGGCCTGCCTGCCTCGTGCGTGGAGATCGTGCCTGTCACGGACCGCCAGGCCGTGCTGGAGTTGGTCAAGCTCGACCAGTACCTGAACCTGGTTGTCCCGCGCGGGGGCAAGCAGCTCATCCGCACGGTCAAGGACAATGCCACCGTGCCCGTGCTGGAGCATGAGCGCGGCATGACGCAGATCTACGTGGACGCCGCCTGCGACGTGGACATGGCCGTCAGCCTCGTCCACAACGCCAAGGTGCAGCGGCCGGGCGTCTGCAACGCCGTAGAGAATCTCTACGTCCACGAACACAACACGAAGGCGCTCAAGGCCATTGTAGGCGACCTGCAGGCCGCGGGCGTGGAGATCCGGGCCGATGCCGGCGTCATGGCTGTCTGTGACGGCTGCACCGAGGCCACGGCCGAGGACTGGGATACCGAGTACCTCGACCTCATTCTGACCATGGGCCTGGTCTCGTCACTCGACGAGGCGCTGGACTGCATCGCCGAGCACAGCTCGGGCCTGACCGAGGCGATCATCACGGATAGCGAGGCCAACGCCGCGCGCTTCCTGCGCGAGGTGGACTCGGCGTGCGTCTACCACAATGCCTCCACCCGCTTCACCGATGGCGGGCAGTTCGGCATGGGCGCCGAGATCGGCATCTCGACCGGCAAGATGCACGCCCGCGGGCCGGTCGGCGTACGCGAACTCACGAGCTACAAGTATGTCATCCACGGTAACGGGCAGGTGAGAGGCTGA
- the proB gene encoding glutamate 5-kinase — protein MSEHTHAEDNCLPQVRRLLVKVGTRVVTDPEGGLDMIFLDRLARQIGRLKDRDVECLIVTSGAVHLGRQVLRNPRTKETLTYRQAAAAIGQPELMRNYSAAFAAHALIPAQVLLTMDDMIDRQRYTNVRNQLELLLKTHVVPIINENDSVSVEGVTFVENDRLAAIVATKMRVDLLVFLSDQAGLFTDNPSQNPEAQLIPVVQPGAPLQADVGSAGGPESRGGMKAKISAARVAATCGISVVMADGREDNVLLRLCEGQQVGTLFVAGRQTAGGKKPWLAAVREPMGTIWIDEGACRALCQPDGASLLPSGVTSSRGDYEAGDLVSVVGPEGREIARGLVNYSVDEVRRIAGRHSRDIGRILGHAGADEVIHRDNMVLTGE, from the coding sequence GTGTCCGAGCACACACACGCTGAAGACAACTGCCTGCCGCAAGTGCGCCGCCTGCTGGTGAAGGTCGGTACGCGCGTGGTGACCGACCCCGAGGGCGGGCTGGACATGATCTTCCTCGACCGGCTGGCGCGGCAGATCGGTCGGCTCAAGGACCGGGACGTGGAGTGCCTCATCGTCACCTCCGGGGCGGTGCATCTGGGCCGCCAGGTCCTGCGCAACCCGCGCACCAAGGAGACCCTGACCTACCGTCAGGCCGCCGCCGCCATCGGGCAACCGGAGCTGATGCGTAACTACTCCGCGGCCTTCGCCGCGCACGCGCTCATCCCCGCGCAAGTGCTGCTGACGATGGATGACATGATTGATCGGCAGCGCTACACCAACGTCCGCAACCAACTGGAGCTGCTGCTCAAGACCCACGTCGTCCCGATCATCAACGAGAACGACAGCGTGTCCGTCGAGGGAGTCACGTTCGTGGAGAACGACCGCCTCGCGGCGATCGTGGCCACCAAGATGCGGGTGGACCTGCTGGTCTTCCTGTCCGACCAGGCGGGGCTGTTCACCGACAACCCGTCGCAGAACCCGGAGGCGCAGCTCATCCCCGTGGTGCAGCCGGGCGCGCCGCTGCAGGCTGACGTGGGCTCGGCCGGCGGGCCGGAGTCCCGGGGCGGGATGAAGGCCAAGATCTCCGCCGCGCGCGTGGCCGCCACCTGCGGCATCTCGGTCGTGATGGCCGACGGCCGCGAGGACAATGTGCTGCTGCGGCTGTGCGAGGGGCAGCAGGTGGGGACGCTGTTCGTGGCCGGGCGGCAGACGGCCGGGGGCAAGAAGCCCTGGCTGGCAGCGGTGCGCGAGCCGATGGGCACCATCTGGATTGACGAGGGGGCCTGCCGGGCGCTATGCCAGCCCGATGGCGCGAGCCTGCTCCCCAGCGGCGTGACCAGCAGCCGGGGCGACTACGAGGCCGGTGATCTGGTCTCGGTAGTGGGGCCGGAGGGGCGCGAGATCGCGCGGGGGCTGGTCAACTACTCGGTAGACGAAGTGCGTCGCATCGCCGGGCGGCATAGCCGTGACATTGGCCGCATCCTTGGCCACGCCGGCGCCGATGAAGTCATCCACCGCGACAACATGGTGCTGACGGGCGAATAG
- a CDS encoding glycoside hydrolase, with protein sequence MADVASLLKQRPFAYSEVFVHPPTDGPAFSAHGGAREGLDPAVAAVCKNESNCTVFFGDGTWLTTWSQGSFEHALDEQIVSATSGDTGRTWTTPRPIIGSNPDERIAYGAPFIVPGSERVVLFFFAGNQRVGWSGPDYDSGNFWFVVSDDRGQTWSERRMIALPDRDISTFTGRCHGWINHPPRVMPTGEVLLPVSMYPSTWPKRARAWMTIPAEVSVVRCDNVLTEEDPDRLHFTLLPEGPRGIRADVRKHWDNPALQRLLGAFDGVPYETAFNFQEMTLLALSDGRWVGVGRTFLGAPGYTVSEDRGQSWSAVEPLCYAPGGPPIMHPMTMCPVTQTSDGRVVLLFTNNDGTQRGARHVWDGDGHTRNPQWLAVGRETPGEQRNAGLRFGEPFLVAEVDDTGETNLKTGISMPQFLEREGRYFVVYNINKEHLLLDEIPAAVLAAAEPS encoded by the coding sequence ATGGCCGACGTCGCCTCTCTGCTCAAGCAGCGCCCCTTCGCCTACAGCGAGGTCTTCGTTCACCCTCCCACCGATGGTCCAGCCTTCAGCGCCCACGGCGGGGCCCGCGAGGGCCTCGACCCGGCCGTCGCCGCCGTCTGCAAGAACGAGTCCAACTGCACCGTGTTCTTCGGGGACGGCACGTGGTTGACGACATGGAGCCAGGGGAGCTTCGAGCACGCTCTCGATGAGCAGATCGTATCCGCCACCAGCGGTGACACGGGGCGGACCTGGACAACGCCGCGCCCCATCATCGGCTCAAACCCCGACGAGCGCATCGCCTACGGGGCCCCGTTCATCGTCCCCGGCTCCGAGCGCGTTGTCCTGTTCTTCTTTGCCGGCAACCAGCGCGTCGGCTGGTCGGGGCCCGACTATGACAGTGGCAACTTCTGGTTCGTCGTGTCTGACGACCGCGGACAGACGTGGTCGGAACGGCGGATGATCGCTTTGCCAGACCGCGACATTAGCACCTTCACAGGGCGCTGCCACGGGTGGATCAATCACCCGCCACGGGTGATGCCGACAGGGGAGGTGCTGCTGCCGGTGAGCATGTACCCCTCCACCTGGCCCAAGCGCGCGCGGGCGTGGATGACGATCCCGGCCGAAGTCAGTGTAGTTCGCTGTGACAACGTTCTGACGGAGGAGGATCCCGACCGGCTGCACTTCACGCTGCTGCCCGAGGGCCCGCGCGGGATCAGAGCCGATGTGCGCAAGCACTGGGACAACCCCGCACTGCAGCGCCTGCTGGGGGCCTTCGACGGCGTTCCGTACGAGACGGCCTTCAACTTCCAGGAGATGACGCTACTGGCGCTGTCGGACGGACGCTGGGTCGGTGTGGGACGGACCTTCCTGGGGGCGCCGGGGTACACCGTGAGTGAGGACCGCGGACAGAGCTGGTCGGCAGTCGAGCCGCTGTGCTATGCCCCCGGCGGCCCGCCCATCATGCACCCCATGACCATGTGCCCGGTCACGCAGACCTCCGATGGTCGCGTCGTGCTGCTCTTCACCAACAACGACGGCACGCAACGCGGCGCCAGGCACGTATGGGATGGCGACGGACACACCCGCAACCCGCAGTGGCTGGCAGTAGGGCGCGAGACACCCGGTGAGCAGCGCAATGCCGGCCTGCGGTTCGGGGAGCCGTTCCTGGTGGCTGAAGTGGATGATACCGGGGAGACGAACCTGAAGACCGGCATCAGCATGCCCCAGTTCCTGGAGCGCGAAGGCCGGTACTTCGTGGTGTACAACATCAACAAGGAGCACCTGCTGCTGGACGAGATTCCGGCAGCGGTACTCGCGGCCGCTGAGCCGTCATAG
- a CDS encoding zinc ribbon domain-containing protein, producing MTDHKTPAQWQPERRGLGRLCPACGAPVRDSATTCPACGAGPEAAAGPQHLMTPFGHGVCAFGGSFMLGIALSMALKGALPHWALALAPLGLGALSAWAASAVGRRLLPQWRCSYEHLLTGWLVGGPCALVAALAGLANLESLLVVWAGGATGTYLLMRRYGYRAGDLG from the coding sequence TTGACTGACCACAAGACGCCCGCCCAGTGGCAACCGGAGCGGCGCGGGCTGGGGCGGCTGTGCCCGGCGTGCGGCGCCCCTGTGCGCGACTCCGCCACGACCTGCCCCGCGTGTGGCGCCGGCCCCGAGGCAGCCGCAGGGCCCCAGCACCTGATGACGCCCTTCGGCCACGGCGTATGCGCCTTCGGCGGCAGCTTCATGCTGGGCATCGCCCTGAGCATGGCGCTCAAGGGGGCTCTTCCGCACTGGGCGCTGGCCCTGGCGCCGCTGGGTCTGGGCGCCCTGAGCGCCTGGGCGGCCTCGGCAGTGGGGCGGCGCCTCCTGCCGCAGTGGCGTTGCTCGTACGAGCACCTGCTCACCGGGTGGCTGGTCGGCGGCCCGTGCGCGCTGGTGGCGGCCCTGGCAGGCCTGGCCAACCTCGAGAGCCTGCTGGTGGTGTGGGCGGGCGGGGCGACGGGCACGTACCTGCTGATGCGGCGGTACGGGTACAGGGCCGGCGATCTGGGGTGA
- a CDS encoding sugar phosphate isomerase/epimerase, whose translation MAQYGISSWIAAPLAPAAAVAALADAGFRRVELSDDASPLVIAWEQDPVAVTADLRAAGLTISSVHTPVPGRYLDLADEAARLASVQANLDYFGTMAAAGAPEMVVHPISSAAGLTGVALTSAQRRVRDSLDRLSDAAGERGLRLGVENLGANADLGGTMASLLALIEGLGDHVGLCHDIGHTVQAGLDPVAEGRVALESGRLFSLHLHDVDAQLRDHYIPGEACLDFEPYLDALAEHAFAGIRTLECKPTEGSVPERLGLAAQVRDRWAARS comes from the coding sequence ATGGCTCAGTATGGCATTTCCTCGTGGATCGCCGCGCCGCTGGCCCCGGCCGCGGCTGTCGCCGCCCTGGCTGACGCGGGCTTCCGCCGCGTCGAGCTGTCTGACGACGCCTCACCCCTGGTCATCGCCTGGGAGCAGGACCCGGTTGCCGTCACTGCCGACCTGCGAGCCGCCGGCCTGACGATCAGCTCCGTGCACACCCCCGTCCCGGGCCGCTACCTGGACCTGGCGGACGAGGCGGCGCGCCTGGCCTCGGTGCAGGCCAACCTCGACTACTTCGGCACGATGGCTGCCGCGGGCGCGCCCGAGATGGTCGTCCACCCCATCAGCAGCGCCGCCGGCCTGACCGGCGTGGCCCTGACCTCGGCGCAGCGACGGGTGCGGGATTCGCTGGACCGGCTCTCCGACGCCGCCGGCGAGCGCGGCCTGCGCCTGGGCGTCGAGAACCTCGGAGCCAACGCGGACCTGGGGGGCACCATGGCCTCCCTGCTGGCGCTGATCGAGGGCCTGGGCGACCATGTGGGTCTCTGCCACGACATCGGTCACACCGTGCAGGCGGGTCTGGACCCGGTGGCGGAGGGGCGGGTGGCGCTGGAGTCGGGGCGGTTGTTCTCCCTGCACCTGCACGACGTGGATGCACAGCTGCGCGATCACTACATCCCCGGCGAGGCCTGCCTGGACTTCGAGCCGTATCTGGACGCGCTGGCAGAACACGCCTTCGCTGGTATCCGCACGCTGGAGTGCAAGCCCACCGAGGGTAGCGTGCCGGAGCGGCTGGGCCTCGCGGCGCAGGTGCGGGACCGCTGGGCGGCCCGGTCGTAG